The DNA sequence GAGGGAAAAGTATGAGTAAAAAAGAACTTGTCAACATGGTTGCTGAGAAAGTTCCAGGATTGAAAAAGAAAGATGTTAAAGCAGTAGTTGATGCAGTATTTGAATCTATTTCTGAAGCACTTTCCAAGGGGGAAAAGGTTCAACTTGTTGGTTTCGGTACTTTTGAGGTAAGAAAAGCTGCTGCAAGGACAGGAGTCAATCCGAGAACAAGACAGAAGATTAAAATTCCTGCAAGAAAAGTTCCGAAATTTAAACCTGGTAAAGATTTGAAAGAAATTGTTAACAAATAAGTAAGTGTGCCCGAAAGGGCACACTTTTTTATAAATAATTGTTTGTAAAATAGATAGCATTTTAAAAGTTAATAGGAGGTCCTTGATGGAAACGAAAGGGGTAAAGCTTTTAAAGGGAGATCCAAAAAAAGCCATACTGAAACTTTCAACTCCCATGATTTTAGCTATGTTTGTACAAACAATGTATAATCTTGTGGATGGGATATGGGTAGCAGGATTGGGCCCGAAGTCTTTGGCAGCGATAGGAGTATTTTTTCCAATATTTATGATAATCATATCTTTAGCATCTGGATTAGGAGTTGGTGCTAGCTCCGTTATTGCACGCAAAATAGGTGAGAAGGATAAAAAACTTGTTGATAGTGCAGCTATAAATTCAATAGTTCTTTCAGTTTTCTTTGGCGTGATTTCTTCAATATTTTTTTTGATTTTCATTGGAAAGATTTTGAAAATAATAGGAGCTTCTGAAGAAATTTTAACTTTAACACTTGAATATGCATATGTGATTATTTTTTCAACGACTCTTTTGTTTTTTAACAATGTGGTTAACGGAATATTAAGGGGCGAAGGTGACGCGAAAAAAGCAATGTATGCAATCACAATTGGTTCAATTTTAAACATTTTTTTGGATCCACTTTTCATCTACACTTTTAATTTTGGAATAAAAGGTGCAGCATACGCAACTGTTTTTTCAATTTTTATTTCTACTGTTCTAATAATATACTGGTTGTTTATTAAAAGAAATACTTACGTTTCTTTGTATGTTAGAGGATTCAAAATTAATTTTAAAATTATGAAGGAAGTTTTAAAAGTAGGAATTCCTTCTTCTATAGCCCAAATTTCCATGTCAATTGCTATGTTTGTTTTAAATATTTTTGCTGTAAGGTCAGGAGGAGATTTTGGGGTAGCAGTGTTTACAAGTGCGTGGCGAATAATAAATTTTGGGACAGTACCATTGCTTGGAATAGCTACAGCAGTAACTTCTGTTACCGGTGCTTCATATGGTCAAAAGAATGGGGAAAAACTGGAAATTGCCCATATTTTTGCTATAAAATTTGGATTAATAATTTCAATTTTTGTTATGCTTTCAATAATGATTTTTGCACCCGTTATTGCAAAAATATTTACGTATTCAAGTGAAGGTTCAAAAATATATGTTGAACTTGTTGAAGCTTTAAGAATTTTGAGTTTTTTCTTACCTGGTGTTCCTTTTGGTATGTTAACTTCTGCAATGTTTCAAGGGATTGGTCAAGGAATAAAGAGCATGATAGTTTCTGTAAATAGAACCATAATAATGCAGGTTTTGTTTTCCTATTTATACATTTTTATACTTAATATAGGATTAAAAGGAGTGTGGTGGGGAATTGTTACGGGGAACGCTACATCAGCGGTAATCACCTTTTTCTGGGGCAGGAGCACAGTTAAAAAATTGAAAAAAATATTTCTTAAATAATTTTATTTTTTTAATTTTGCGTTTTTGTATATTTCTAAATTTCGACAAATTTCAACGAAATCACAACTATAATTAAAATTTATACATTTTGTTTCTATGGTTGTTTTTATATCAAATTGTGTAGTTTCTTTTACATAGCTTAAGAATGGTTTGTTTTTCACGTTTTCTTCTAATGCTATTGGGGCAAAATAGCCGGTTGACATTTTTTCTAACACATTTTTTAGCCAGTTGATAAAAGAATCATAATTGACAAGATAATAGTGTGTTTTTTTCCCGCCTCCTTTTAAAATTAAGAAGTTTCCTTCTCTTTTTATAAAGTAATTTTTTGGAGATTTTCCAGATAAATTGAAAAATATTAGAAAACTATCAAAATTCTCTTTTTTGGCTTTTCTATAAACAATATCGTAAAGTAAAAGCTGTTCTGCATAGATTTTGTTTAATGAACTTTTGTAATCTATTATAGCAATTGCTTTTTTCTCAGTTTCTGAAATATTCTCTGAAACTTCCTTGCTATTTGTTCCATAAAAACCTGTATAATTTTTATCAAGTTCGTCAATTCTATCAATTCTAATTTCAAAATCATATTCTTTTTCCCCTATTTTAAGAGTTTCTTTGTATTGTGATTCTAATTCTTTTGTTTTTTTTCTTTGAAGGCTGAATTTTTTAACAATTTTCAGATAACCTTTTTCTGAGAGATTTTCTGATAGAAACTTAGTAAGTAATTCAGAAAATTCTTTTATTTTTAACATTGAAGGTAAACTATATTGGTCTATTTCATTTCGGAAAATATCATAATATACTTTTTCGACAAGTTTTTGAATATTTTCGACTTGCAAATTAGTTATGTTTTTTTCAAAAATCTCTTTCAAGACTCTGTGAAATAAAATTCCTTTGTACATTGATTCTTTATTTTTTGAAATAGGTTTTACCTTTGCTATTTCCCTTAAATAAAAGTAAAAAGGACAATCTACATACATAGAAATTTTGGTGTGACTTAACGTTGTTCTTTTGAATTTACCTACCCATTGATTTTTATCTGCAGTGGGTGCTTCTTGTTTTCTTTTTAATGCTTCATATATTTTCTTGTCTTGTATAGAAAAAATATTTTCTGGGGATGGAAGAATATTGCTATCATTTTCGGTTTTTATAGGACCGTTACAAAATTCTCTCATATATTGTGAAGGTAGAATTGGCTCACCTTTAAGGCTGGATGAGGGATATGACACAAAATTTTTAGTGGAAAAAATAAAAGATAAAATAATGTTTCTCCTTTCGTTTTCTTCAATGTAACTAACGAAATTATGTGAATCATCCGATGCTTGCAATATTAATGGATTTGTATTAAAAGAAGGATAATAAGAATCGGTAAAATGAACAAAAAATTTATATTTTTTCTCAACAAATCTAGCAGTAGTAATATCAAGAATCTCGACAGAGTTTGAATACTTGTTAGTTGTTCTGTATGTTTCTACGCTTAAAATGTTTATAAGTATTTTGTACAGTAAATGCCAGGAAGTTTTTTTGTTTTTAAATATTACTTTACTATATTTTTGGAGTTTCATAATTACTTCTGAAAATTTGAAAAGAGCATTAATTTCCTTCGTTATACTTTCATTGTTCAGGTATTTAGAAGGTTCTTTAAAGATAGAAAAATTATAAATAACATCCTTGATAAAATTTCTAATCCATTCAAAAAAGTCATTTTTCATATTGTTTTCGATGTTAATTAACAAATCAAAAGTCGATTCAATTATTTCCTTAAAATTTCTGTATTCATCAATTTTATCCATTCTTTCTTGAAATGTGTCGTCTTCCACTATTTGTGACAATTTATCAATTTTTTCTTGTATGGGTTTTAAAAACATATTTTGAATATGTTCTTTGCTAATTTGTGAGGATTTTAAGTTTATAAAAAAGAAACCAAATTCCTTAAAAAGTTCTTCAATTTGATCCATTGTGAGCTTTCTATTTGTAATATAAGGTGTTTCAATTAGTGCCAAAATGTCTTCCATGTCATATCCAGAAAAGATAGTTTTAAGTGGTTGAAGCAACATTTTAATGAGTTTACTTTCTGAAAGTTTGGTAATTCCAGAAAGTTTGTGAGGAATTTTCATATTCTTTAATTCCTCAGAAATTTGAAACATGATCTGATTAGTAGGAGCAATGATTGCAATATCACCCGGTTGGGTACCATCGAGTATATTTTTCTTAACCATACCGCAAATGTATTTTATTTCATTTGAAGGATTTTTAAATGATAATCCGTATGTATAGGGTTTAAGGTTTAGTTTTACAGGTTTTTTTTCTTCCAATACAAATTTGTTTTCTCTTAAAAATTCATATATAGCATCTAGTTCTTTGAAGGCTCTGTCTTCAATTTTTCTCCAAACGTAAAAATAAACATTGTTGCTTTTTTCAAATAATTTTTGAAGAGCTTTTTTTACAAGGGGGGTTAGATCAAAGAATCCGCTAATTACAAGTGTTTCTTTTTCTGTTTCTACATAACTTGCATTTTCAATATACCATTTGTAAGTTGTTATAGGATCGAAAATATTTTCTGTTTTTTGAAAAAAGAATCTAATTTCTTCTAAAAGTTCATTAACAAGTCTTGGAAGATTTCCATCTTGGTTGAGAATTTTCTCGATTTCTTTATAATACATAGGAGTATAAGAATTATTGTTACTGTTATTCAGTTCCCAAGCTTTTTCAAAAAGATCGAGTATATATTCAATTATTCCTTTAGATCTTGAAACAACCCTTAAGAAGTCATAATACTCGTCTCTATGTTTATCATATTTTGCCACCAGTTCTTCAATTTTTTCAGCTATAAAAGCCTTAAAGAAGTCTCTATCGAAAAAAACAGCATCCATGTTGTTTTTCAACAAAGTTTCTGTAACATATTGATTGATAACCATAAAAGCATTTTTATTAATTGTTTTTCCGTATTTGAAAGCAAACTTATCCGAAACTTGCCTTACGTATTGACCTGTGGGTCCAATGAATAAAAAGGAAAATGGATTATAATATTTTTCAATTTCCCGGGCTAGCAATTCAAAATGGTTATTTGTCGGTTCTATTATTATAGCTTTCCTCATGTTACCACCTTTTCATACTCTTCGATTAATTTTTCAATAGTATTTTTGAAAGTGTCGTTAGGAGGAACTACATCTATGATTTCTCCTGTTTTTGTTGAGACTATATAACCTTTTATAACATTTCCAAAATCGTTTAAAAGAAACATATAAAACTGAATTTGAAAAACGTATTTTTCCAATTTTTCTTGATCATGTAATTTTGTGTGTTTGAAATCAACAATGTAAAAGTTGTTGTTTTTTTTGAATACTTTGTCAGGGATGCCAAATAAAATGTAATTTCTACCTTTGAATTTAAATGGTTTAGCGAGTCGCCATTCAGAAAAAACAGTTGAATTTTCAAATAATTCTTGTAGTTTACTTGAGATGTTAACTTTTAATATTCCTGAATCTTCTAAATTTTTAAGTTGAGAAAGAGTTTCTACCGTGGAAAGTTTCTGATGAATATCAGTTCCTTCAAACGTTTCCTCTAGGAACAAGTTGTCGAAATTATATACTTTTTCTTCTTCCTCTGTTAGTTCTAGTTCTTTTTGTTTACCAAGAAAGCTGTAAATTGTTGTTGGTGAAATGTAAGATTTATAGGCAAGATTTCTCAGATCCCTAAGATTTTTTTGAGGAATTTCTCCCAAAATCTCATCACTTTTATTTTCCGTTTTTTCTATTTCAATGTTTTCTATTTCAATGAATTCTAAACTGCCAGTATGATTATTTTTCAATTCTTCAATTTCCGATTCGGTTAGTTTTAAAAATTTTCCTGAATAAGAGTCAATTTCGGGGAAAATAAGTGGGATAAAAATTTCAGAAGCTCTTGTTATAGCAACATATAATTTCCTCTGAAGTTCTGTTTCGTCATATACATCGTTTAAGTTAAAAAGTTTTATAGCATCTAGAATTTCAGTATTTTCAGAGTTTCTAAATTCTTCTAGGAATTTTTCTAAGATATAATATCTTTTAGTTTTTGTATTTGTAAATTGTACACCGTTTTTTGACTTGTTGTCCTTTTTTGTGTCAAGAAGATCACCAAGAATTACTATCTTAAATTCCAATCCTTTTGATGCATGTATTGACATTAACTTAACACTGTTTGATGTTTCATCTTCAATTGTGGCCTCTCCTTCACTTGTTTCAGATAATTTCTGGATAAGCTTAATAAGTTCTGAAAATGACGTTGCAAGTTGATCCATACTTGAAGCTTCGGAAAGTAATTTTCTAACATTTAGGATAGCAGTTTTATAATCTTGAAATTGTGTTAATTTTTCAAAGTAATTAAGTTCTTCAATGAGGTTTCTTAAGACTTCTGTAGGGCTAATATAGTACTTGAGTTCCGCGTATTTTTCAAGAGTTTTTAGAGCATGAGAAATGTTATTCGAAAAATTGAGATGTTTCGCGGTTTGAAATAAAGGTTCTCCGTTATTTTCTTGAATGATTTTGTTGTAATCCTTAAAAGTTCCTGAGACTAACGGAGAAAAGAAGAATTGTGTAAAATAAAAATTATTATTTGGATTTTGAATAGCATTTAAAGCATTTAGTATTGTTTTAATTTCAAGTCTTTTGTAGAAATTTTTCCCTCCAATTATATAAAGTGGAATACCATATTTTTTGAATACTTCTGAGTAAATTTCTTCAGCATTTGCAATTCTTGATCTTAATATAACAAAATCGTTGTACGTAATTATATGATTTTCATTATTTTTAGTACATAACTTTTTTCCAACAAGTTTTGATATAAGGTAAGCTGCTACTTCTGCTTCTTTTTTTATTTTGTCTTCGTTTTCCTTGAGTTTGATCAAAACATATTTTATTCTACCGCCAGTTTTTTGATTAATTCCTGGTACAACACCACCCTGAAGAATTTTTGCGTTTGAAATATCGTTTTTGTCAAACCATAGTTTTTCATATAAATTTGGATAAATTGATTTGAATACCTCATGTTTTTCAGTTTTTTCTGCAATATGTTTGTTAAATAGTTTTTCTTTGACAATAAAATTAAAGAAATTGACTAAATGCTTATTTGAACGATAATTGTCTCGTAAAGCTAATATTTTGTATTTTTCGTCAGATTTTTCTTCAAATTCTTGTAAAGTTTCAAGGAAAACGGAAACATCTGAACCTCTAAATCTATAAATCGATTGTTTCCTATCTCCTACATAGAACACATAATTGTTTTCGCTATGAAGTTTTTCAAATAATTCTTTTTGAAGGTAATTAGTGTCTTGGAATTCATCGACAATGATGTATTTGAATTTGTTTTTATATTTTTCTTTTATATGATCAATTTCAAGTACTTCTAGAGTTTTTTCGAGAACGCCTTTAAAATCAAACTCGAAATTATCCACAGTAAATCCTTCGTATAATTCTTTTGAAATAAGTGATATAAGTTTAAATGCAACAAGTGCCTCGGAATCATCTTTAGCAACTTTGAATAGTTTATCAGAAATAGTAGATTTCTTCATTTCTGTTCTCCAATTTATAAGAGTTTTTTCAAGCAATTCTTCCATCGCGTTAAGGTTTTTCATTTTTTCAAATAGAATTTTAAGTCCATTTTTGTAGTTCAGTAATTCTTTTAAATAAGTTTCAATTTTCTCCTTTCTTTTTGCTAAAAGATTTGTAGTGACCGTTGTTTTGTTATTATCATATAATTCAAAAATGTATTTTAAAGTTAAATATACTGATTTTTCAATTAATTTTGCTGCTTTGGCATCACTTATAATTGTGAAGTTTGGGTCAATAGAGACGTTTAGGTTCTCTTCTTTCAGTATTCTTTGACAGAAACTATCAATTGTGGAGATTATTGCGCGAGTGAGGTTGTTGTTAACGTTTTCCCAGTATTTTATAATT is a window from the Thermosipho atlanticus DSM 15807 genome containing:
- a CDS encoding PD-(D/E)XK nuclease family protein, with the protein product MRKAIIIEPTNNHFELLAREIEKYYNPFSFLFIGPTGQYVRQVSDKFAFKYGKTINKNAFMVINQYVTETLLKNNMDAVFFDRDFFKAFIAEKIEELVAKYDKHRDEYYDFLRVVSRSKGIIEYILDLFEKAWELNNSNNNSYTPMYYKEIEKILNQDGNLPRLVNELLEEIRFFFQKTENIFDPITTYKWYIENASYVETEKETLVISGFFDLTPLVKKALQKLFEKSNNVYFYVWRKIEDRAFKELDAIYEFLRENKFVLEEKKPVKLNLKPYTYGLSFKNPSNEIKYICGMVKKNILDGTQPGDIAIIAPTNQIMFQISEELKNMKIPHKLSGITKLSESKLIKMLLQPLKTIFSGYDMEDILALIETPYITNRKLTMDQIEELFKEFGFFFINLKSSQISKEHIQNMFLKPIQEKIDKLSQIVEDDTFQERMDKIDEYRNFKEIIESTFDLLINIENNMKNDFFEWIRNFIKDVIYNFSIFKEPSKYLNNESITKEINALFKFSEVIMKLQKYSKVIFKNKKTSWHLLYKILINILSVETYRTTNKYSNSVEILDITTARFVEKKYKFFVHFTDSYYPSFNTNPLILQASDDSHNFVSYIEENERRNIILSFIFSTKNFVSYPSSSLKGEPILPSQYMREFCNGPIKTENDSNILPSPENIFSIQDKKIYEALKRKQEAPTADKNQWVGKFKRTTLSHTKISMYVDCPFYFYLREIAKVKPISKNKESMYKGILFHRVLKEIFEKNITNLQVENIQKLVEKVYYDIFRNEIDQYSLPSMLKIKEFSELLTKFLSENLSEKGYLKIVKKFSLQRKKTKELESQYKETLKIGEKEYDFEIRIDRIDELDKNYTGFYGTNSKEVSENISETEKKAIAIIDYKSSLNKIYAEQLLLYDIVYRKAKKENFDSFLIFFNLSGKSPKNYFIKREGNFLILKGGGKKTHYYLVNYDSFINWLKNVLEKMSTGYFAPIALEENVKNKPFLSYVKETTQFDIKTTIETKCINFNYSCDFVEICRNLEIYKNAKLKK
- a CDS encoding MATE family efflux transporter, with amino-acid sequence METKGVKLLKGDPKKAILKLSTPMILAMFVQTMYNLVDGIWVAGLGPKSLAAIGVFFPIFMIIISLASGLGVGASSVIARKIGEKDKKLVDSAAINSIVLSVFFGVISSIFFLIFIGKILKIIGASEEILTLTLEYAYVIIFSTTLLFFNNVVNGILRGEGDAKKAMYAITIGSILNIFLDPLFIYTFNFGIKGAAYATVFSIFISTVLIIYWLFIKRNTYVSLYVRGFKINFKIMKEVLKVGIPSSIAQISMSIAMFVLNIFAVRSGGDFGVAVFTSAWRIINFGTVPLLGIATAVTSVTGASYGQKNGEKLEIAHIFAIKFGLIISIFVMLSIMIFAPVIAKIFTYSSEGSKIYVELVEALRILSFFLPGVPFGMLTSAMFQGIGQGIKSMIVSVNRTIIMQVLFSYLYIFILNIGLKGVWWGIVTGNATSAVITFFWGRSTVKKLKKIFLK
- a CDS encoding UvrD-helicase domain-containing protein: MSILNEIKKNINANYFISASAGTGKTYTITNYYVFILEEYEKLNYPEIIDKIVVVTFTRKAASEMKERILETVKRKVVEAKKSKNQKIIKYWENVNNNLTRAIISTIDSFCQRILKEENLNVSIDPNFTIISDAKAAKLIEKSVYLTLKYIFELYDNNKTTVTTNLLAKRKEKIETYLKELLNYKNGLKILFEKMKNLNAMEELLEKTLINWRTEMKKSTISDKLFKVAKDDSEALVAFKLISLISKELYEGFTVDNFEFDFKGVLEKTLEVLEIDHIKEKYKNKFKYIIVDEFQDTNYLQKELFEKLHSENNYVFYVGDRKQSIYRFRGSDVSVFLETLQEFEEKSDEKYKILALRDNYRSNKHLVNFFNFIVKEKLFNKHIAEKTEKHEVFKSIYPNLYEKLWFDKNDISNAKILQGGVVPGINQKTGGRIKYVLIKLKENEDKIKKEAEVAAYLISKLVGKKLCTKNNENHIITYNDFVILRSRIANAEEIYSEVFKKYGIPLYIIGGKNFYKRLEIKTILNALNAIQNPNNNFYFTQFFFSPLVSGTFKDYNKIIQENNGEPLFQTAKHLNFSNNISHALKTLEKYAELKYYISPTEVLRNLIEELNYFEKLTQFQDYKTAILNVRKLLSEASSMDQLATSFSELIKLIQKLSETSEGEATIEDETSNSVKLMSIHASKGLEFKIVILGDLLDTKKDNKSKNGVQFTNTKTKRYYILEKFLEEFRNSENTEILDAIKLFNLNDVYDETELQRKLYVAITRASEIFIPLIFPEIDSYSGKFLKLTESEIEELKNNHTGSLEFIEIENIEIEKTENKSDEILGEIPQKNLRDLRNLAYKSYISPTTIYSFLGKQKELELTEEEEKVYNFDNLFLEETFEGTDIHQKLSTVETLSQLKNLEDSGILKVNISSKLQELFENSTVFSEWRLAKPFKFKGRNYILFGIPDKVFKKNNNFYIVDFKHTKLHDQEKLEKYVFQIQFYMFLLNDFGNVIKGYIVSTKTGEIIDVVPPNDTFKNTIEKLIEEYEKVVT
- the hup gene encoding DNA-binding protein HU, whose amino-acid sequence is MSKKELVNMVAEKVPGLKKKDVKAVVDAVFESISEALSKGEKVQLVGFGTFEVRKAAARTGVNPRTRQKIKIPARKVPKFKPGKDLKEIVNK